In Maylandia zebra isolate NMK-2024a linkage group LG12, Mzebra_GT3a, whole genome shotgun sequence, a single genomic region encodes these proteins:
- the rnf215 gene encoding RING finger protein 215 isoform X1 gives MASPRWCCLGVSLPLLLLLLLRWPGLLAVAEQVALVEVFLEQRPDASDLLQGEVVESSLGGGSSEQRDEEREELEADLVLVRDEVTPVDEGEDEADIKKQEPWIGVVPVEIDESKASTGNQESFADAVVNKMKRALVLGASALIILALNQNTVSEMDLSQVLSKPIIVIQTSENVTKLIGALLRGLQATAKITYRTILQDNLGATLTLWSSCGRSRGGRYGEWQGVICTGETNSQVQKYLQQLWDTVLLVALILSTGVIVQARWQYQGRQLNDDLELLPKQDVLKRMSSLKTKRYRQPKPWCDPSQLAEAETCAVCLEPFNNNQCLRVLPCLHEYHRDCVDPWLLLQHTCPLCKRSILSSICKDS, from the exons ATGGCTTCCCCTCGCTGGTGCTGCCTCGGGGTGTCGTTACCGCtcctgctactgctgctgctgcggtgGCCGGGGCTGCTGGCGGTGGCGGAGCAGGTTGCTCTGGTAGAGGTTTTCTTGGAACAGCGGCCAGATGCGAGCGACCTGCTCCAGGGGGAGGTGGTTGAGTCCAGCCTGGGCGGTGGGAGCTCCGAGCAGCGGGACGAGGAGCGAGAAGAGTTGGAGGCAGACCTGGTCCTG GTTAGAGATGAGGTGACACCAGTGGACGAAGGAGAAGACGAGGCTGACATCAAGAAGCAGGAGCCGTGGATCGGGGTTGTGCCCGTGGAGATAGACGAAAGCAAAGCCTCGACTGGGAACCAGGAGTCCTTCGCTGATGCTGTGGTAAATAAA ATGAAGCGAGCGTTGGTCCTCGGAGCGTCGGCGCTGATTATTCTGGCTCTCAACCAAAACACCGTCAGTGAG ATGGATTTATCCCAGGTGCTGTCCAAGCCCATCATTGTGATCCAGACATCAGAAAATGTGACCAAGCTGATCGGAGCACTGCTCAG GGGCCTTCAGGCGACGGCAAAAATCACATACAGGACGATCCTGCAGGACAACCTG GGAGCCACGCTCACGCTGTGGTCCAGCTGCGGGCGGTCGAGAGGAGGTCGCTACGGGGAGTGGCAGGGGGTCATCTGCACCGGCGAGACCAACTCTCAGGTCCAG AAGTACCTGCAGCAGCTGTGGGACACCGTCCTCCTGGTGGCTCTGATCCTCAGCACAGGAGTCATCGTTCAGGCTCGCTGGCAGTACCAAGGCCGCCAGCTGAACGACGACTTAGAG CTCCTTCCCAAACAGGACGTTCTGAAGAGGATGTCATCCCtgaagaccaaacgataccgtCAGCCCAAACCCTGGTGTGACCCGTCGCAGCTGGCAGAGGCGGAAACCTGTGCCGTCTGTTTGGAGCCTTTTAACAACAACCAG TGTCTGCGGGTGCTGCCGTGTCTTCACGAGTATCACAGAGACTGTGTCGACCCctggctgctgctgcagcacacCTGTCCTCTGTGCAAGCGCAGCATCCTCA GCAGCATCTGCAAAGACAGCTAA
- the rnf215 gene encoding RING finger protein 215 isoform X2 — protein MFVCLWLFHCVAPVWLYVICFLLDLNNTNIKVALVEVFLEQRPDASDLLQGEVVESSLGGGSSEQRDEEREELEADLVLVRDEVTPVDEGEDEADIKKQEPWIGVVPVEIDESKASTGNQESFADAVVNKMKRALVLGASALIILALNQNTVSEMDLSQVLSKPIIVIQTSENVTKLIGALLRGLQATAKITYRTILQDNLGATLTLWSSCGRSRGGRYGEWQGVICTGETNSQVQKYLQQLWDTVLLVALILSTGVIVQARWQYQGRQLNDDLELLPKQDVLKRMSSLKTKRYRQPKPWCDPSQLAEAETCAVCLEPFNNNQCLRVLPCLHEYHRDCVDPWLLLQHTCPLCKRSILSSICKDS, from the exons ATGTTTGTCTGCCTGTGGCTTTTCCATTGTGTTGCTCCTGTTTGGCTTTATGTGATTTGTTTCCTGCTGGatttaaacaacacaaacataaag GTTGCTCTGGTAGAGGTTTTCTTGGAACAGCGGCCAGATGCGAGCGACCTGCTCCAGGGGGAGGTGGTTGAGTCCAGCCTGGGCGGTGGGAGCTCCGAGCAGCGGGACGAGGAGCGAGAAGAGTTGGAGGCAGACCTGGTCCTG GTTAGAGATGAGGTGACACCAGTGGACGAAGGAGAAGACGAGGCTGACATCAAGAAGCAGGAGCCGTGGATCGGGGTTGTGCCCGTGGAGATAGACGAAAGCAAAGCCTCGACTGGGAACCAGGAGTCCTTCGCTGATGCTGTGGTAAATAAA ATGAAGCGAGCGTTGGTCCTCGGAGCGTCGGCGCTGATTATTCTGGCTCTCAACCAAAACACCGTCAGTGAG ATGGATTTATCCCAGGTGCTGTCCAAGCCCATCATTGTGATCCAGACATCAGAAAATGTGACCAAGCTGATCGGAGCACTGCTCAG GGGCCTTCAGGCGACGGCAAAAATCACATACAGGACGATCCTGCAGGACAACCTG GGAGCCACGCTCACGCTGTGGTCCAGCTGCGGGCGGTCGAGAGGAGGTCGCTACGGGGAGTGGCAGGGGGTCATCTGCACCGGCGAGACCAACTCTCAGGTCCAG AAGTACCTGCAGCAGCTGTGGGACACCGTCCTCCTGGTGGCTCTGATCCTCAGCACAGGAGTCATCGTTCAGGCTCGCTGGCAGTACCAAGGCCGCCAGCTGAACGACGACTTAGAG CTCCTTCCCAAACAGGACGTTCTGAAGAGGATGTCATCCCtgaagaccaaacgataccgtCAGCCCAAACCCTGGTGTGACCCGTCGCAGCTGGCAGAGGCGGAAACCTGTGCCGTCTGTTTGGAGCCTTTTAACAACAACCAG TGTCTGCGGGTGCTGCCGTGTCTTCACGAGTATCACAGAGACTGTGTCGACCCctggctgctgctgcagcacacCTGTCCTCTGTGCAAGCGCAGCATCCTCA GCAGCATCTGCAAAGACAGCTAA